One stretch of Nocardioides perillae DNA includes these proteins:
- a CDS encoding flagellar motor protein MotB, with the protein MSGHGGGGRRPKKHDEEEHENHERWLVTYADMVTLLMVLFIVMFAMSSVDQKKFNELKSGLAAGFGDSTSVLVGSESILDQPGSAGIESFTPSTTTGMSPRESQLVDEAVNTAAAQAAQRQYAEAAAEAGRLEEVAERVGKALREHGLGDDVQATIDERGLVLSLVSKHVVFEPNLASLSPRGREVVDTLAPVLRDLPDPLQVDGHTNQVKVKPKYYPTDWELSAARAVTVLRHLTEQWDLPPARLRASAYGAEKPLVDPREPGSQAVNKRVDIVVLSDVPPEVRALLDDVVRDRVTRAATRPAPGTEEAAERAAQTTDTETTETTETADAAEHAEGAH; encoded by the coding sequence GTGTCCGGGCACGGCGGGGGCGGTCGCCGCCCCAAGAAGCACGACGAGGAGGAGCACGAGAACCACGAGCGGTGGCTCGTGACCTACGCCGACATGGTCACGCTGCTCATGGTGCTCTTCATCGTGATGTTCGCGATGAGCTCGGTGGACCAGAAGAAGTTCAACGAGCTCAAGTCGGGCCTCGCCGCCGGCTTCGGCGACAGCACCTCGGTGCTCGTCGGGTCGGAGTCGATCCTCGACCAGCCGGGCAGCGCCGGCATCGAGTCCTTCACCCCGTCGACCACCACCGGCATGAGCCCGCGGGAGTCGCAGCTGGTCGACGAGGCCGTCAACACCGCCGCCGCGCAGGCCGCCCAACGGCAGTACGCCGAGGCGGCCGCCGAGGCGGGCCGGCTCGAGGAGGTCGCGGAGCGCGTGGGCAAGGCCTTGCGCGAGCACGGCCTGGGCGACGACGTGCAGGCCACGATCGACGAGCGCGGCCTCGTGCTCAGCCTCGTGAGCAAGCACGTGGTGTTCGAGCCCAACCTGGCGAGCCTCAGCCCGCGCGGCCGCGAGGTCGTCGACACCCTCGCCCCGGTGCTGCGCGACCTGCCCGACCCGCTCCAGGTCGACGGCCACACCAACCAGGTCAAGGTGAAGCCGAAGTACTACCCCACCGACTGGGAGCTCTCCGCCGCCCGCGCCGTCACCGTGCTGCGCCACCTCACCGAGCAGTGGGACCTGCCGCCCGCGCGACTGCGCGCCTCGGCCTACGGCGCGGAGAAGCCCCTCGTCGACCCCCGCGAGCCCGGCTCACAGGCCGTCAACAAGCGCGTCGACATCGTCGTGCTCTCCGACGTGCCCCCCGAGGTCCGCGCCCTGCTCGACGACGTGGTGCGCGACCGGGTCACCCGCGCCGCGACCCGCCCCGCGCCGGGCACCGAGGAGGCCGCGGAGCGGGCCGCCCAGACCACCGACACCGAGACCACCGAGACCACCGAGACCGCCGACGCGGCCGAGCACGCCGAAGGAGCCCACTGA
- a CDS encoding flagellar basal body-associated FliL family protein, protein MTITAMPGAPAGDAAPEEKKGGKKKLVIVVVLLAVLGGAGYWFFLKPSGPPPPPEPGEVTALEPIQVNLAGGHFLRIGIALQATTTVAHDVEGSKALDAVIHVYSGKKLEEVMAPKEREHLKEELKKEVDHLYHGDVMDVYLTEYVAQ, encoded by the coding sequence ATGACCATCACCGCCATGCCCGGCGCCCCCGCCGGCGACGCCGCGCCGGAGGAGAAGAAGGGCGGCAAGAAGAAGCTGGTCATCGTCGTCGTGCTGCTGGCCGTGCTCGGCGGCGCGGGCTACTGGTTCTTCCTCAAGCCCTCCGGTCCCCCGCCGCCGCCGGAGCCCGGAGAGGTCACCGCCCTCGAGCCGATCCAGGTCAACCTGGCCGGCGGCCACTTCCTGCGCATCGGCATCGCGCTGCAGGCGACGACGACCGTGGCCCACGACGTCGAGGGCAGCAAGGCGCTGGACGCGGTCATCCACGTCTACAGCGGCAAGAAGCTCGAGGAGGTCATGGCCCCCAAGGAGCGCGAGCACCTCAAGGAGGAGCTGAAGAAGGAGGTCGACCACCTCTACCACGGCGACGTGATGGACGTGTACCTGACCGAGTACGTCGCACAGTGA
- a CDS encoding flagellar motor switch protein FliM — protein sequence MATPAAVPARADASRRTGAPVGYDFRRPIQLSREHSRILQLSFDGFARQATQVFTSALRTVCSVSMASIDQLTYSEYVDSLDATTYMTLCTVDPMPGRGVLEVPLPAVMSCVDHMLGGPGSDTQPLRPLTEIETGVISGVIARLFSEMRYSLAGLVPIEPEIVGTEYSPQFAQAAGAADVMVVVSLELRIGQRAHRLTVCLPFSGLHPHLTAAAAPAPVSERERAQRDRAAALLRERFTTVPVDVTVRLRPTPVAPEVLAALVPGGVVRLGHPASAPLDVVVDGTTFAHASAGARGPRLAALIVGEPEETA from the coding sequence ATGGCGACCCCGGCGGCCGTGCCTGCACGCGCCGACGCGTCCCGTCGCACCGGCGCGCCGGTCGGCTACGACTTCCGCCGACCCATCCAGCTCTCGCGCGAGCACTCGCGCATCCTGCAGCTGTCCTTCGACGGCTTCGCGCGGCAGGCCACGCAGGTCTTCACCTCGGCGCTGCGCACCGTCTGCTCGGTGTCGATGGCCAGCATCGACCAGCTGACCTACAGCGAGTACGTCGACTCGCTCGACGCCACGACGTACATGACCCTGTGCACCGTCGACCCGATGCCGGGCCGCGGGGTGCTGGAGGTGCCGCTGCCCGCGGTCATGTCGTGCGTCGACCACATGCTCGGCGGCCCCGGCTCCGACACCCAGCCGCTGCGGCCGCTGACCGAGATCGAGACCGGCGTCATCAGCGGCGTGATCGCCCGCCTCTTCTCCGAGATGCGCTACTCCCTCGCCGGCCTGGTGCCGATCGAGCCCGAGATCGTGGGCACGGAGTACAGCCCGCAGTTCGCGCAGGCGGCCGGCGCGGCCGACGTCATGGTCGTCGTCTCGCTCGAGCTGCGCATCGGCCAGCGCGCCCACCGGCTCACCGTGTGCCTGCCCTTCAGCGGCCTGCACCCCCACCTGACCGCGGCGGCCGCGCCGGCGCCGGTCTCCGAGCGGGAGCGGGCCCAGCGCGACCGGGCCGCCGCCCTGCTCCGCGAGCGGTTCACCACCGTCCCGGTGGACGTGACGGTGCGGCTGCGGCCGACGCCGGTCGCGCCCGAGGTGCTCGCCGCCCTCGTCCCGGGCGGCGTGGTCCGCCTGGGCCACCCCGCCTCCGCCCCGCTCGACGTCGTCGTCGACGGCACCACCTTCGCCCACGCGTCCGCCGGCGCGCGGGGCCCCCGCCTGGCCGCCCTCATCGTGGGCGAACCCGAGGAGACCGCATGA
- the fliN gene encoding flagellar motor switch protein FliN produces MSDATDPTAGPGLDPALALATEAATAAAAVLPAAEPLAAVGAQPGTEHVTAAFAGAAIATVEGTLSGGAGRVAVLVGADLVEALASSPLGGLDLAAATQPALDAAAAALGGSATAAQQVDLSLVLADLGAPFTAVPLVGSGIAAALLVTDTLLPGAPAADVPVVAAGVPVVDATGAEVAAGRPVVDATAAQVAAGQPVVDAAAPVTAGQPVAPAAAYAPPVAQPAAQPVAPQPAMAGVGGYAGNAPVQAVHHAPGSGGGLVPRRGIEMLHGVDMEVTVELGRTRMTVRDLLALAPGAVLELDRAAGSPADLLVNGRLIARGEVVVVDEDFGLRITEILDDSVGG; encoded by the coding sequence ATGAGCGACGCCACCGACCCGACCGCAGGGCCGGGCCTCGACCCCGCCCTCGCCCTGGCGACCGAGGCGGCCACCGCCGCCGCGGCGGTGCTCCCGGCCGCCGAGCCGCTCGCCGCCGTCGGCGCGCAGCCCGGCACCGAGCACGTCACCGCCGCCTTCGCCGGCGCGGCCATCGCCACCGTCGAGGGCACCCTGTCCGGCGGGGCCGGGCGGGTCGCCGTGCTCGTGGGCGCCGACCTGGTCGAGGCGCTGGCCTCCAGCCCGCTCGGCGGCCTCGACCTCGCCGCCGCGACGCAGCCCGCCCTGGACGCTGCCGCGGCGGCGCTCGGCGGCAGCGCGACCGCCGCCCAGCAGGTCGACCTCAGCCTCGTCCTCGCCGACCTCGGCGCCCCCTTCACCGCCGTGCCGCTGGTCGGCTCCGGCATCGCCGCCGCGCTCCTGGTCACCGACACCCTGCTGCCGGGCGCGCCTGCGGCCGACGTGCCGGTGGTCGCCGCGGGGGTCCCCGTGGTCGACGCCACCGGCGCCGAGGTCGCCGCGGGTCGGCCCGTGGTCGACGCCACCGCCGCCCAGGTCGCGGCGGGCCAGCCCGTGGTCGACGCCGCCGCCCCGGTGACGGCCGGGCAGCCGGTCGCGCCTGCCGCGGCGTACGCCCCGCCCGTCGCCCAGCCCGCCGCCCAGCCCGTCGCGCCTCAGCCCGCGATGGCCGGTGTCGGCGGCTACGCCGGCAACGCCCCCGTCCAGGCCGTGCACCACGCGCCGGGCTCCGGCGGCGGCCTGGTGCCGCGCCGCGGCATCGAGATGCTGCACGGCGTCGACATGGAGGTCACCGTCGAGCTCGGCCGGACCCGGATGACCGTGCGCGACCTGCTCGCGCTCGCCCCGGGTGCCGTGCTCGAGCTCGACCGGGCCGCGGGCTCGCCCGCCGACCTCCTGGTCAACGGTCGCCTGATCGCCCGCGGCGAGGTCGTCGTGGTCGACGAGGACTTCGGCTTGCGGATCACCGAGATCCTCGACGACAGCGTCGGCGGCTGA
- a CDS encoding flagellar biosynthetic protein FliO produces MVELTVRLVVSLAVVVGLMLLLARLGGRKFRGGAGTPVRVVHRQALTRGSALTVVEVGGRVLVLGTTEQQVNVLAELDPSEVEGATVPAATPDDTAHTTDGVDGAEGDEPALEDEVVEEEVEPDLLSPEELRVLAELAALDEDAATEEPADQEVLELPAGLPSLVPAHLAGLAGLAGSAALAADAAAVAAAPAAAPLVVVPAPAPAPVASEPVRGRRCAAVPVDSAPVLTSVGHRLGAPAAAHAGGGRRIATRVTAPVPHPDTATTPQDAPVPAAPPATPAVAATPAPPPYAVSAPVRAAVARPAVSLDDFLASVGIDPATATMPQTLAATPAATPTAQPAATPAPAPAAAPAAEPARAPRRTRAPREVAAQPSGPLAGSVLSPQTWRQAIAAVRRAS; encoded by the coding sequence GTGGTCGAGCTCACCGTCCGCCTCGTCGTGTCGCTGGCCGTCGTCGTCGGCCTCATGCTGCTGCTCGCGCGCCTGGGTGGCCGCAAGTTCCGCGGCGGCGCCGGCACGCCGGTGCGCGTCGTGCACCGGCAGGCGTTGACGCGCGGCTCGGCCCTGACGGTCGTCGAGGTCGGCGGCCGCGTGCTCGTGCTCGGCACCACCGAGCAGCAGGTCAACGTGCTCGCCGAGCTCGACCCGTCGGAGGTCGAGGGCGCGACCGTGCCGGCCGCGACCCCCGACGACACCGCCCACACCACCGACGGCGTCGACGGCGCCGAGGGGGACGAGCCTGCCCTCGAGGACGAGGTCGTCGAGGAGGAGGTCGAGCCCGACCTGCTCAGCCCCGAGGAGCTGCGCGTGCTCGCCGAGCTGGCCGCTCTCGACGAGGACGCCGCGACGGAGGAGCCCGCCGACCAGGAGGTGCTCGAGCTCCCCGCCGGCCTGCCCTCCCTGGTGCCCGCGCACCTCGCCGGCCTCGCGGGCCTCGCCGGCTCCGCTGCGCTGGCGGCCGACGCCGCCGCGGTCGCCGCCGCCCCGGCCGCCGCCCCGCTCGTGGTCGTCCCCGCGCCCGCTCCGGCTCCCGTCGCCTCAGAGCCCGTCCGCGGGCGACGCTGCGCCGCCGTGCCGGTCGACTCGGCGCCCGTCCTCACCTCCGTTGGTCACCGCCTCGGTGCCCCCGCCGCCGCCCACGCCGGCGGTGGCCGCCGCATCGCGACCCGGGTCACCGCACCCGTCCCCCACCCCGACACCGCGACGACCCCGCAGGACGCCCCGGTGCCGGCCGCGCCGCCGGCCACCCCCGCGGTGGCCGCCACCCCCGCACCCCCGCCGTACGCCGTGTCCGCACCCGTGCGCGCCGCCGTCGCCCGCCCCGCGGTCTCCCTCGACGACTTCCTCGCGAGCGTCGGCATCGACCCGGCCACCGCGACGATGCCGCAGACCCTGGCCGCGACCCCCGCTGCGACCCCCACGGCACAGCCGGCCGCCACCCCGGCACCTGCCCCCGCAGCTGCCCCCGCCGCCGAGCCCGCCCGCGCCCCCCGCCGCACCCGCGCCCCGCGCGAGGTGGCGGCGCAGCCGAGCGGCCCGCTCGCCGGCTCGGTGCTCTCACCGCAGACCTGGCGCCAGGCGATCGCCGCCGTCCGGCGGGCCTCGTGA
- the fliP gene encoding flagellar type III secretion system pore protein FliP (The bacterial flagellar biogenesis protein FliP forms a type III secretion system (T3SS)-type pore required for flagellar assembly.), translated as MTLVRRAAATLAAVVLGVLLALVAAPAQAQPTLPEPTPGQTDGQTDGPAGTPQDGQDEPGVDGPAGPTGPGVDPGDTVSIDLTGLSGTPSTSVTVIIGLTLLSLLPAILLTCTSFTKILIVLGLTRNALGLQQTPNNQVLAGLALFLSLFIMGPVLSEINEVGLQPYLDGDKTTSVAFEDGLEPLREFMLDQTDSEELTLLTNVAGRELPEDRADVPTATLIPAFVLSELKQAFVIGFIIFIPFLVIDIVVSGALMALGMMMMPPVMVSLPFKLLLFVMVDGWALIIRSLVASYG; from the coding sequence GTGACCCTCGTCCGCCGCGCTGCCGCGACCCTCGCGGCGGTGGTCCTCGGGGTGCTCCTCGCCCTCGTCGCGGCCCCCGCCCAGGCGCAGCCGACGCTGCCGGAGCCGACGCCCGGCCAGACCGACGGCCAGACCGACGGCCCCGCCGGCACCCCGCAGGACGGCCAGGACGAGCCGGGCGTCGACGGCCCCGCAGGCCCCACCGGCCCGGGGGTCGACCCCGGCGACACGGTCTCGATCGACCTGACCGGCCTGTCCGGCACGCCGAGCACGTCGGTCACGGTCATCATCGGCCTGACGCTGCTCTCGCTGCTGCCCGCGATCCTGCTGACCTGCACCAGCTTCACGAAGATCCTCATCGTGCTGGGCCTCACCCGCAACGCGCTGGGCCTGCAGCAGACGCCGAACAACCAGGTGCTGGCCGGGCTCGCGCTCTTCCTCAGCCTCTTCATCATGGGCCCGGTGCTCTCGGAGATCAACGAGGTCGGGCTGCAGCCCTACCTCGACGGCGACAAGACCACCAGCGTCGCCTTCGAGGACGGCCTCGAGCCGCTGCGCGAGTTCATGCTCGACCAGACCGACAGCGAGGAGCTGACGCTCCTCACCAACGTCGCCGGGCGCGAGCTGCCCGAGGACCGCGCCGACGTGCCGACCGCCACGCTCATCCCGGCCTTCGTGCTGAGCGAGCTCAAGCAGGCCTTCGTCATCGGCTTCATCATCTTCATCCCCTTCCTCGTCATCGACATCGTCGTGAGCGGGGCGCTGATGGCGCTGGGCATGATGATGATGCCGCCGGTGATGGTGTCGCTGCCCTTCAAGCTCCTGCTGTTCGTCATGGTCGACGGCTGGGCGCTGATCATCCGTTCCCTCGTCGCGAGCTACGGCTAG
- a CDS encoding flagellar biosynthetic protein FliQ yields MTDTAVIEIALKTMLVAAKLSAPILVTSLVIGFAVSLFQSMTQIQEFTLAFVPKLVGVGIALLVSGNWMLHTLMAFTHDLFDALPSMLG; encoded by the coding sequence GTGACCGACACCGCCGTCATCGAGATCGCGCTCAAGACGATGCTCGTGGCCGCCAAGCTCTCCGCCCCGATCCTGGTGACCTCGCTGGTCATCGGCTTCGCGGTCTCCCTCTTCCAGTCGATGACGCAGATCCAGGAGTTCACCCTCGCCTTCGTGCCCAAGCTCGTCGGCGTCGGCATCGCGCTGCTCGTCAGCGGCAACTGGATGCTGCACACGCTGATGGCCTTCACCCACGACCTCTTCGACGCCCTGCCGTCGATGCTGGGCTGA
- a CDS encoding flagellar biosynthetic protein FliR: MTLTVAGEPLLAFLLASVRIVAWLAIVPPFSTRSVPAMAKVVLSLGLAFAVAPSLARSTMPTGTFELAATALTQAAVGLGMGFVTMLLFAAIGAAGSLVDVFGGFAVAQIFDPLSMNMNTVFGKFHQLLATMLLFASGGHLLVIGGLLKTFHFLPIGETPDVDGPGLLTTAFSMFFVTAVQIALPLIAVLFIADVGLALLTKVAPQMQAINVMFPAKIGLTLVLLGLSFPVLPEALDRLVDLALEAMATIAGAGAGAG; this comes from the coding sequence GTGACCCTGACCGTCGCCGGCGAGCCGCTGCTCGCCTTCCTCCTCGCCTCGGTGCGCATCGTGGCGTGGCTGGCGATCGTGCCGCCGTTCTCGACGCGGTCGGTGCCGGCGATGGCGAAGGTCGTGCTGTCGCTGGGCCTCGCCTTCGCGGTCGCGCCGTCGCTGGCGCGCTCGACGATGCCGACCGGCACCTTCGAGCTGGCCGCGACCGCGCTCACGCAGGCGGCGGTCGGCCTCGGCATGGGCTTCGTGACCATGCTGCTCTTCGCGGCGATCGGCGCGGCAGGCAGCCTGGTCGACGTCTTCGGCGGCTTCGCGGTGGCGCAGATCTTCGACCCGCTGTCGATGAACATGAACACGGTCTTCGGCAAGTTCCACCAGCTGCTCGCCACGATGCTCCTCTTCGCCAGCGGCGGGCACCTGCTGGTCATCGGCGGGCTGCTGAAGACCTTCCACTTCCTGCCGATCGGCGAGACCCCCGACGTCGACGGCCCGGGCCTGCTCACCACGGCGTTCTCGATGTTCTTCGTGACGGCCGTGCAGATCGCGCTGCCGTTGATCGCGGTGCTGTTCATCGCCGACGTCGGCCTCGCGCTGCTGACCAAGGTCGCCCCGCAGATGCAGGCGATCAACGTGATGTTCCCGGCCAAGATCGGGCTCACGCTCGTGCTGCTGGGCCTGTCCTTCCCCGTGCTGCCCGAGGCGCTCGACCGGCTGGTCGACCTCGCCCTCGAGGCCATGGCCACGATCGCCGGCGCGGGCGCCGGCGCCGGCTGA
- a CDS encoding EscU/YscU/HrcU family type III secretion system export apparatus switch protein → MADSSEEKTEKPTPKKKKESRKEGQVPRTQELGGWLSMLAVGLALPPLVGRELEALRTLMAASVTAIEDASIAVALQLLGDGARHVLVALVLLGCGVMVVGVAGTVAQGGFYLATKAVKPSAKKLNPISGAKRIFGTQALWEGAKVLLKSAVVGFLAYGAVKAMVPMVGGLVPIPAVLTAVADEALGLIRNVAVAGVVMAAADYAFQRRKVGKQTRMSHSEVKQEHKQAEGDPLLKGAIRSRQMAMSRSRMMAAVADADVVLVNPTHVAIALRYDAAQGAPRVVARGAGAVAAKIRERAAEHDVPLVRDVPLARALYGACDVGHEIPAELFAAVAQVLAFVISRRTAGRTGGEHRSPRPEGALPELPTGGRRRRSAPADAVPSAALAPGR, encoded by the coding sequence GTGGCCGACAGCAGTGAGGAGAAGACAGAGAAGCCGACTCCGAAGAAGAAGAAGGAGTCGCGCAAGGAGGGGCAGGTCCCCCGCACCCAGGAGCTGGGCGGGTGGCTCTCGATGCTGGCCGTCGGGCTGGCGCTGCCGCCGCTGGTCGGCCGCGAGCTCGAGGCGCTGCGCACCCTCATGGCCGCCAGCGTCACCGCGATCGAGGACGCCTCGATCGCCGTCGCCCTGCAGCTGCTCGGCGACGGCGCCCGCCACGTGCTCGTGGCGCTGGTGCTCCTGGGCTGCGGCGTCATGGTGGTCGGCGTGGCCGGCACCGTGGCCCAGGGCGGCTTCTACCTCGCGACCAAGGCGGTCAAGCCGAGCGCCAAGAAGCTCAACCCGATCTCGGGCGCCAAGCGCATCTTCGGCACGCAGGCGCTGTGGGAGGGCGCCAAGGTGCTGCTCAAGAGCGCGGTCGTCGGCTTCCTGGCCTACGGCGCGGTCAAGGCGATGGTGCCGATGGTCGGCGGCCTGGTGCCGATCCCGGCCGTCCTCACCGCGGTGGCCGACGAGGCGCTCGGCCTCATCCGCAACGTCGCCGTCGCCGGGGTCGTGATGGCTGCCGCCGACTACGCCTTCCAACGCCGCAAGGTCGGCAAGCAGACCCGGATGTCGCACTCCGAGGTCAAGCAGGAGCACAAGCAGGCCGAGGGCGACCCGCTGCTCAAGGGCGCGATCCGCAGCCGCCAGATGGCGATGTCGCGCTCGCGCATGATGGCCGCGGTCGCCGACGCCGACGTCGTCCTCGTCAACCCCACGCACGTGGCCATCGCACTGCGCTACGACGCGGCCCAGGGCGCGCCGCGCGTCGTCGCCCGGGGCGCCGGCGCGGTCGCCGCGAAGATCCGCGAGCGCGCCGCCGAGCACGACGTGCCGCTCGTCCGCGACGTGCCGCTGGCCCGCGCCCTCTACGGCGCCTGCGACGTCGGCCACGAGATCCCCGCGGAGCTGTTCGCGGCCGTGGCGCAGGTGCTGGCCTTCGTCATCAGCCGCCGCACGGCGGGCCGCACCGGCGGCGAGCACCGCTCGCCGCGACCCGAGGGCGCGCTGCCGGAGCTCCCGACGGGCGGTCGGCGGCGCCGGTCTGCACCAGCGGACGCGGTTCCCTCAGCAGCGCTGGCACCCGGCCGATAG
- the flhA gene encoding flagellar biosynthesis protein FlhA: MPLKRLTQLGVPVGIVMIVVMLVVPLPAVVLDLLIALNITGALLVLLVAMFVRRPLDFAAFPAVILVMTLFRLALNVSATRLVLLDGYAGKVIDTFGHFVVGGSLIVGLIVFSILLVIQFVVITNGAGRVAEVGARFTLDAMPGKQMAIDADLNSGLIDEDEARRRRAEVHQEADFYGAMDGASKFVKGDAIAAIIITLVNLVGGFAVGVAQLGMPFGEAVQTYSLLTVGDGLVSQIPALLLSVATGLIVTRNTGDEDMGSDILRQLTANKVPLRVAGFAALALCLIPGLPKLPFIVAGGIMLLASARVGEPEEPADTGAELEPVAVADSPEMLASEIQIDPLGLELSADIIDLVDTATGGDLLERVKALRRKVATDIGIVVPPVRTRDNLDLPLRTYAIKLFGIEVARGEAPSGTVLAIGDYLSALPGEPTREPVFGLDAKWIPAEMRNQAELAGATVVDRSSVVTTHLAEVVTTHAARLLGREDVKLLTEVVKRTHPVVIEELTPAQLSLGEVQRVLQALLDEQVSVRDLVRIFEALSLRAQATKDVDALVESARAALGPAIAAPYVVPGEGGATVHVISLEPHLEQRMLESMRLGDQGAVIALDPVTGQHVLTQLARLVTDAENLDVRPVLVCAPQIRAAVRRLVRPALEKLPVLAYTELSGAQQVRAVGTVTAEPTMAVTA; the protein is encoded by the coding sequence TTGCCCCTGAAGCGCCTGACCCAGCTCGGTGTCCCCGTCGGCATCGTGATGATCGTCGTGATGCTCGTCGTGCCGCTGCCCGCGGTCGTCCTCGACCTGCTGATCGCGCTCAACATCACCGGTGCGCTGCTGGTCCTGCTCGTCGCGATGTTCGTGCGGCGCCCGCTCGACTTCGCCGCCTTCCCCGCCGTCATCCTCGTCATGACGCTCTTCCGCCTCGCGCTCAACGTCAGCGCGACCCGGCTGGTGCTGCTCGACGGCTACGCCGGCAAGGTCATCGACACCTTCGGCCACTTCGTCGTCGGCGGCTCGCTGATCGTCGGCCTCATCGTCTTCTCGATCCTGCTGGTCATCCAGTTCGTCGTCATCACCAACGGCGCCGGCCGCGTCGCCGAGGTCGGCGCCCGCTTCACCCTCGACGCCATGCCCGGCAAGCAGATGGCCATCGACGCCGACCTCAACTCCGGGCTCATCGACGAGGACGAGGCCCGGCGCCGACGCGCCGAGGTGCACCAGGAGGCCGACTTCTACGGCGCGATGGACGGTGCCTCGAAGTTCGTCAAGGGCGACGCCATCGCGGCGATCATCATCACCCTGGTCAACCTGGTGGGCGGCTTCGCCGTCGGCGTCGCGCAGCTGGGCATGCCCTTCGGCGAGGCCGTGCAGACCTACAGCCTGCTGACCGTCGGCGACGGCCTGGTCTCGCAGATCCCGGCCCTGCTGCTCTCGGTCGCGACCGGCCTCATCGTCACCCGCAACACCGGTGACGAGGACATGGGCTCCGACATCCTGCGGCAGCTCACGGCCAACAAGGTGCCGCTGCGGGTCGCCGGCTTCGCCGCCCTCGCGCTCTGCCTCATCCCCGGGCTGCCCAAGCTGCCGTTCATCGTCGCCGGCGGGATCATGCTGCTCGCCTCCGCCCGGGTGGGCGAACCGGAGGAACCGGCCGACACGGGCGCGGAGCTCGAGCCGGTCGCGGTCGCCGACTCCCCCGAGATGCTCGCCTCGGAGATCCAGATCGACCCGCTCGGCCTCGAGCTCTCCGCCGACATCATCGACCTCGTCGACACCGCCACCGGCGGCGACCTGCTCGAGCGGGTCAAGGCGCTGCGCCGCAAGGTCGCCACCGACATCGGCATCGTGGTGCCGCCGGTGCGCACCCGCGACAACCTCGACCTGCCGCTGCGCACCTACGCGATCAAGCTCTTCGGCATCGAGGTCGCGCGCGGCGAGGCCCCCTCCGGCACGGTGCTCGCGATCGGCGACTACCTCTCCGCGCTGCCCGGCGAACCCACCCGCGAGCCCGTCTTCGGGCTCGACGCGAAGTGGATCCCCGCCGAGATGCGCAACCAGGCCGAGCTGGCCGGCGCGACCGTCGTCGACCGCTCGTCGGTCGTCACGACCCACCTCGCCGAGGTCGTCACCACCCACGCCGCCCGCCTGCTCGGCCGCGAGGACGTCAAGCTGCTCACCGAGGTCGTCAAGCGCACGCACCCGGTCGTCATCGAGGAGCTCACCCCCGCCCAGCTCAGCCTGGGCGAGGTGCAGCGGGTGCTGCAGGCGCTGCTCGACGAGCAGGTGTCGGTGCGCGACCTGGTGCGCATCTTCGAGGCGCTCTCGTTGCGCGCGCAGGCCACGAAGGACGTCGACGCGCTCGTCGAGAGCGCCCGCGCGGCGCTCGGTCCCGCCATCGCCGCGCCCTACGTGGTGCCCGGCGAGGGCGGTGCGACCGTCCACGTCATCAGCCTCGAGCCGCACCTCGAGCAGCGCATGCTCGAGTCCATGCGCCTGGGCGACCAGGGCGCGGTGATCGCGCTCGACCCGGTCACCGGCCAGCACGTGCTGACCCAGCTCGCGCGGCTCGTGACCGACGCCGAGAACCTCGACGTCCGCCCCGTGCTCGTCTGCGCCCCGCAGATCCGCGCCGCGGTGCGCCGCCTGGTGCGACCGGCGCTCGAGAAGCTGCCGGTGCTCGCCTACACCGAGCTCAGCGGAGCTCAGCAGGTGCGCGCCGTCGGCACCGTGACCGCCGAGCCCACCATGGCGGTGACCGCGTGA
- a CDS encoding SCO family protein, producing MRAARAGRGRGRAAAVVATALLGLAAACSGSEPAALTGTVVDPPFAVESARLTTVAGETVDFGEEQDNRLSLLFFGYTSCPDVCSAVMATVASALTRLEPEVREEVEVYFVTTDPETDTAPVLTDYLARFDPDFTGVRADLAQTASLGRSVGIFVDEGSEGVAADPDLHGTYVVGVDQAGDAPIVWRSDTSASELATDITTLVDG from the coding sequence GTGAGGGCCGCGCGGGCAGGGCGCGGCCGCGGCCGGGCCGCAGCCGTGGTCGCGACCGCGCTGCTGGGCCTGGCCGCCGCGTGCTCCGGGAGTGAGCCCGCCGCCCTGACCGGCACGGTGGTCGACCCGCCCTTCGCGGTCGAGTCGGCACGGCTGACGACGGTGGCCGGCGAGACCGTCGACTTCGGCGAGGAGCAGGACAACCGGCTGAGCCTGCTCTTCTTCGGCTACACCTCGTGCCCCGACGTCTGCTCGGCGGTGATGGCGACCGTCGCCTCCGCGCTGACCCGGCTCGAGCCGGAGGTGCGCGAGGAGGTCGAGGTCTACTTCGTCACCACCGACCCCGAGACCGACACCGCGCCGGTGCTCACCGACTACCTCGCCCGCTTCGACCCCGACTTCACCGGGGTGCGCGCCGACCTGGCGCAGACCGCCAGCCTCGGCCGGTCGGTCGGCATCTTCGTCGACGAGGGCAGCGAGGGCGTCGCCGCCGACCCCGACCTGCACGGCACCTACGTCGTCGGCGTCGACCAAGCGGGCGACGCGCCGATCGTGTGGCGCAGCGACACCTCCGCCTCCGAGCTGGCGACCGACATCACGACGCTCGTCGACGGCTGA